TTCAGTAAATCTTTCAACTTGATAAAAAAAAGTCAATTGATGTTTTTTATCACCCATAACTGTATCATTTGTTTCAATTGCAATTGGCGATTGATAAGCAAATTTTGCTCCTTGTGCATACCAATCACACAGGGTATGCCAATATTCTGGACCATTTTTTCCTCCATAACTCCAAGGAACATCTAAGTTTCGTTTCATTGTGCCACCTCACAAGATTTATCAAAAGATTTTAAATAGCATATCAAATCTGTTTAGTTGTGGCAAATTCCAAAACTCAAAATTCGGTAAAATTATACCACTAAATAATGTTTTTCCCGGTCCAAGTAAGAATAAAATAGCTAAAATAAGAATGATAGCTAGCACAATGAATAATACATTGGCCCCTTGCAATAAATTATACCAGAGTCGTAAATTACTGAAGAACATATCCATTTTTTGATTGCGTAAAACTTTGCCTGTCTCTGGTATAACGCGCATTTTGGCAATTTTTTGCCAGTTTTCTTTAAACAACAACATATCTTTTTCGGTTAAAACTTCATTGAAAATTTTCGTATCTGCAGCAAAATCAAGAAAAAACCAATTTACTGTCTGACGTTTGCGTTTTTCATCCCAATAATGTATGCTCCATTTTTTAGTCGTGATCCCTTTTATTTTTTCGTAAGGAAAACTAGAAAAATAGTTGGTTTCAAAAAAATCTAAAACAGTGAGAAAAATCAAACGTGTATCGGTAAAAATTAGTAGACGATTTCCCCGTGTATCATTGAAGTTGTCGACGTATTTTTTTGCTTGTGGTGTTCGGGCATAACTCATGCCCATCGGACCTGCACTCATAAACCCTGAATTTTCACCACTAGTCATAGGTAAATAGCCCGTGATTTTTTCTCCAGTAGCTAATTTAGGCTGCAACTTTTCTTTGACTTCTTGAAAGAGAATATAATACTTACTGCGGTTAAATAAGCTTTTCTTTTCATTAGTATTTAAATATCCTGGCTGTAATTTGGCATTTTCTTCGTAAATTATTTCTTTAAAACTCATGCTAATTCCTCCTTCAGTGCATTTTGCAACTGTGTTTTCCCACGAGTTAGGTGATTGTAGATGGCACTTGTTTTAATTCCTAAAAGCTTGGCAATATCTGCTGGCGGTGTCTGGTAAAAATAGTAATGGAGAAAAATAAGTTGATCTTGGGCACTTAAAACATCCAACAATTCAAGGAATTGTTCTTTCATCAAAGGACAGACTTCTTGATTATAATTTTTATCGATCTTCTCAGTTTCTAAATTGGCTTGCCGACTAATTTGTAAGCACTGCTTACGTTTGAAATCGATAGCTTTATTACGCGTGACAACCATTACAAATGTTGCCAAACTACTTTTTTCCTTTACATAACTTGGGATTTTCTTCCACAAAGTATAGAAAACTTCATTTTCACAGTCCGACCATAAATTTCGCTCAGAACTTTCAGATAGCACGCCCCGAATTGTTTTAATTATAGTTTCACCGTAAATTTCAATCATTTTTTCTAACCCAGTAAAATCATGTTGCCTAATTAATGATATGATTTCTTCGTCTTTCATCTTACCTCCCCCTCATTGTTCGCTTAATATACGAAATGAATTTATCATTTCTATCATGATTTGAAAACTTTATGTAATAAACATTCGTAAAAGATAAGAAAAGGTACCTGGATATACTTATCTTAAAGTAATAGATAAAAAAGTTGTGATTCTACTAAATTACAAGAACCACAACTTTTTCATTTTATTTAGTTAACCAATTTTCAGGGTCTTCTTTCCACGCTTTTAATAATTCAAGATCTGCTTTGCTGATGTAGTTACTATCTAATGCTACTTCGATTAAAGTTGAGTAGTTCGTTAGCGTAACTAAAGGCATTTCTGCAGACTCAAAATTGGCTTTCCCTTTTGGAAGTTCATATGTGAAGATTGCTGCAACACCTAGAACATCTGCACCTTCTTTTTTAGCTGCTTCGCATGTTCCAAGTACGCTCCCACCGGTGGAAATAAGATCTTCAATAATCACCATTTTTTGCCCTTTTTCAATGCAACCTTCGATTTGTTTACCTTTGCCGTGGTCTTTTGCCTTAGCACGGATATAAACCATTGGTAAATCTAAAATATCTGCTACCCAAGCCGCATGAGGTACTCCGCCAGTTGCAGCGCCAGCAATTACTTCTACATCCGGAAACTGAGTTTTAATTTTATCAGCCAATCCCTGTGCAATTTGCTTACGTACTTTAGGATAACTAATAGTAATCCGATTGTCACAATAAATTGGACTTTTGATGCCACTGGCCCACGTAAATGGTTCGTTCGGGCTCAAAAATACAGCTTTTACATCTAATAAGTCTTTTGCAATAGCGGTTTCTAAACTAGTCATTTTCAATACCATTCCATTCATTTTTTATTTGAGTATATGCTTTATAAGGATCTTCAGCAAGTGTTATTGGTCGTCCTACCACAATATAATTAGACCCAATATTTCGAGCGTTACCAGGTGTTACCACGCGCTTTTGATCACCAACTTCACTGCCCGTAGGACGAATACCTGGTGTTAAACAAATGAATTCATCACTAGTTGCGTTTTTTATTGCCGCTACTTCTAAAGCTGAAGAAACTACACCGTCAAGTCCAGCTTTTTTAGCACACTGCGCATAATGGATAACACTTTGGTCTAAAGGTACTTCAATTAACTGATCATCGTGCATTTCTTTTTCAGTAGTTGAAGTTAGCTGTGTAATCGCCAAGAGTTTAGGTCGTTTTTTTCCCATTGGAGTGCCTTCTTCTAAACCACGCATAGCAGCAGTCATCATTTTCACACCACCAGCTGCATGAACGCAAGTAATATCTACTCCCAGACCTGCTAATCCGCGCATCGCTTTTTCAACTGTATTAGGAATATCATGAAGTTTTAAATCTAAGAAAACATCGTGTCCATTTCTTTTCAACCAACGAACTGTTTCCGGTCCTTCATGGTAAAATAACTCCATTCCAATTTTTACAAATAGTGGTTCTTTTTTTGGAAACTTTTTGAAAAATAGCTCAACTTCTCCACGACTTGAAAAATCGAGCGCAATAATTGGACGTTCATTCATTTTTATTTTCCCTCTCTTACTTGTTGAATTAGTTCACTTAAATTGTTAATGCCTAGCTCTGCCATCCTTTTTGGTAGTGCCTCGATCAATTTCGGGCAAACATAAGGATCAGTAAAGTTAGCTGTTCCAACTGCCACAGCACTCGCACCGGCCATCATCATTTCTAACACATCATCTACCGTTTGTACACCACCCATTCCAATAATTGGAATATTGGTCGCGTGAAAAACTTGATGAATCAAACGAATTGCAACCGGCTTAATTGCTGCGCCAGATAAACCACCGGTTTGATTGGCTAAAAGAGGTTGACGTGTTTTTAAATCGATTTGCATACCTAGCAGCGTGTTAATCATAGTAAAACCATCGGCACCTGCAGCTTCAATTGCTTTTGCAATAGGAATAATATCAGTAACGTTAGGTGATAATTTAACATAAATCGGAACTTTAGCAACTCTTTTAACAGCTTCTGTCAAACTGGCAGCCACATTCGGATCTGTGCCAAAAGCAATACCGCCATGTTTTACATTGGGACAAGAGATGTTTAATTCAATTGCTTTCACATTAGGTGCATCACCAATTTCTCGACAAACAGTCACATAGTCTTCTTCACATGAGCCCGCTACATTGGCAATAATATTTAAATCCGGATAACGAGCATGCAAATCAGGCAAAATTTCAGATTGAACAACCTTTAGACCAGGATTTTGTAAACCAATTGCATTTAGCATACCACTAGGAGTTTCAGCAATTCGTGGTGTTTCATTGCCAAATCTTGCTTCAGGGGTTGTCGCTTTAATCATAATAGCACCAAGTTGATTTAAATCATAAAATTTTCCATACTCATTACCAAAACCAAAACAACCACTGGCCGGCATAATTGGATTTTGAAGATCAAGTCCGGGTAATTGAATATATAACGGATTACTCATAGCACGATTACCCCCGTCTTAAAGATTGGTCCTTCATCACAAACTTTCACACTCTTAGTCGGTTCATTTTTAACGTGGCAAACACAGCCATAACAAGCACCGACCCCACAAGCCATTCGTGCTTCCATTGAAATCTGTGCATTAGGATGTTCTTGATATTTTTCGTCTACCATTTTTAACATACCGTTGTTACCGCAAGCAAACACAGCATCAGGTTTTTCTATTCTTCCAATTAAAAGATGAGATACATTTCCTTGAATGCCAAAACTACCGTCGTCAGTGGCAAAGTGGGTTTCACCCAGAGCTTGGAATTTTTCAGCATAATAGACAACTTCTTTTTTTGCAAAACCTAAAAAATGAATTGGTTCTACTCCTTTTTTTACTAACTGTCGTGATAATTCATACAATGGAGGGATACCGATCCCGCCACCAATGATATATGCAGTGTCTCCTTTTTGAAGTTGACTAATATCAAAACCATTTCCCAGGGGTCCTAGACAATCGAGTTTTTCGCCAGGTAATAATTCTGTAAATGCTTTTGTGCCTTGCCCTTCGATGCGATAGATCAAATGACACGTTAAACTCGCAACATCAAATTGATTGATACTAATTGGACGACGTAATAACAAATCTTTTCTTGGTACTAAAATATGCAAAAACTGACCTGGTTTTCTCATTGCTTTTACTAGCTCACCTTGTAAAACCAGTTCAAATATGTTAGGCGCAATTTCTTGTTGCGTTAAAACTGTCAACATTCCTTGTTTCATGCTACTCCCCCTGGTATTCAAAATACGCATTATTCTCACAAATGGAGTATACGAATACAAATATTCGTATATTCCTTTGTTTAGATTGCTTTTGTCGAAAATGCACGGTCTTCCATTACTTTTAAAATAGCATCAGCTGTATCTAAAGATGTTAATAGCGGCACCCCGTGTTCGACTGACTCACGGCGAATAACGAAGCCGTCAATAGAGGCGCTTTGACGGTTCTTGTCCATCGTATTAATCACAAGTTGTGCTTGGTTGTTACGAATTAATTCAACAACATTTGTATCTTCTGATTCCGAAATCTTAGCAATTTCTTTAACTCGTAATCCAGCTGAGGTAAAGTAATTAGCTGTTCCTTTTGTTGCAATTAAAGTAAAGCCAATTTCTGCAAAACGTTTAGCTAAAGTTAATGCCTCTTCTTTTGTCTCATCTGCAATAGTAAATAAGACAGAGCCAAATTCAGG
The genomic region above belongs to Enterococcus saigonensis and contains:
- a CDS encoding dihydroorotate dehydrogenase — translated: MSNPLYIQLPGLDLQNPIMPASGCFGFGNEYGKFYDLNQLGAIMIKATTPEARFGNETPRIAETPSGMLNAIGLQNPGLKVVQSEILPDLHARYPDLNIIANVAGSCEEDYVTVCREIGDAPNVKAIELNISCPNVKHGGIAFGTDPNVAASLTEAVKRVAKVPIYVKLSPNVTDIIPIAKAIEAAGADGFTMINTLLGMQIDLKTRQPLLANQTGGLSGAAIKPVAIRLIHQVFHATNIPIIGMGGVQTVDDVLEMMMAGASAVAVGTANFTDPYVCPKLIEALPKRMAELGINNLSELIQQVREGK
- the pyrF gene encoding orotidine-5'-phosphate decarboxylase — encoded protein: MNERPIIALDFSSRGEVELFFKKFPKKEPLFVKIGMELFYHEGPETVRWLKRNGHDVFLDLKLHDIPNTVEKAMRGLAGLGVDITCVHAAGGVKMMTAAMRGLEEGTPMGKKRPKLLAITQLTSTTEKEMHDDQLIEVPLDQSVIHYAQCAKKAGLDGVVSSALEVAAIKNATSDEFICLTPGIRPTGSEVGDQKRVVTPGNARNIGSNYIVVGRPITLAEDPYKAYTQIKNEWNGIEND
- the pyrE gene encoding orotate phosphoribosyltransferase — encoded protein: MTSLETAIAKDLLDVKAVFLSPNEPFTWASGIKSPIYCDNRITISYPKVRKQIAQGLADKIKTQFPDVEVIAGAATGGVPHAAWVADILDLPMVYIRAKAKDHGKGKQIEGCIEKGQKMVIIEDLISTGGSVLGTCEAAKKEGADVLGVAAIFTYELPKGKANFESAEMPLVTLTNYSTLIEVALDSNYISKADLELLKAWKEDPENWLTK
- a CDS encoding dihydroorotate dehydrogenase electron transfer subunit, which codes for MKQGMLTVLTQQEIAPNIFELVLQGELVKAMRKPGQFLHILVPRKDLLLRRPISINQFDVASLTCHLIYRIEGQGTKAFTELLPGEKLDCLGPLGNGFDISQLQKGDTAYIIGGGIGIPPLYELSRQLVKKGVEPIHFLGFAKKEVVYYAEKFQALGETHFATDDGSFGIQGNVSHLLIGRIEKPDAVFACGNNGMLKMVDEKYQEHPNAQISMEARMACGVGACYGCVCHVKNEPTKSVKVCDEGPIFKTGVIVL
- a CDS encoding sigma-70 family RNA polymerase sigma factor; protein product: MKDEEIISLIRQHDFTGLEKMIEIYGETIIKTIRGVLSESSERNLWSDCENEVFYTLWKKIPSYVKEKSSLATFVMVVTRNKAIDFKRKQCLQISRQANLETEKIDKNYNQEVCPLMKEQFLELLDVLSAQDQLIFLHYYFYQTPPADIAKLLGIKTSAIYNHLTRGKTQLQNALKEELA
- a CDS encoding PH domain-containing protein, with the translated sequence MSFKEIIYEENAKLQPGYLNTNEKKSLFNRSKYYILFQEVKEKLQPKLATGEKITGYLPMTSGENSGFMSAGPMGMSYARTPQAKKYVDNFNDTRGNRLLIFTDTRLIFLTVLDFFETNYFSSFPYEKIKGITTKKWSIHYWDEKRKRQTVNWFFLDFAADTKIFNEVLTEKDMLLFKENWQKIAKMRVIPETGKVLRNQKMDMFFSNLRLWYNLLQGANVLFIVLAIILILAILFLLGPGKTLFSGIILPNFEFWNLPQLNRFDMLFKIF